From a region of the Gossypium raimondii isolate GPD5lz chromosome 10, ASM2569854v1, whole genome shotgun sequence genome:
- the LOC105778153 gene encoding NAC domain-containing protein 35, whose product MAIPPAAIMSNDPNDNTNINVVDDRNNNNMSSSSNSKDEHEHDMVMPGFRFHPTEEELVEFYLRRKVEGKRFNVELITFLDLYRYDPWELPALAAIGEKEWFFYVPRDRKYRNGDRPNRVTTSGYWKATGADRMIRGENSRSIGLKKTLVFYSGKAPKGIRTSWIMNEYRLPHHETERYQKAEISLCRVYKRPGVEDHPSLPRCLPTRRSAESSRGQQSEKKYPQEAAQQAMERFQAFGGGQPQQMEIEKLTETDGSSSTSTSDVTTALGLSKQNLYRPMPPISTTLGLPSGMEGEGMFLNQSKQGCCSLLPNSTTLFPVGSSSVPSNVVDDLHRLVSYQQVALNQQQYYNTNHPHPHQQQHQPQSEFSTLPPQSQAQPQQLSLNVLPSAIPSPTAFSDRLWEWNPIPEPNREYNNPFK is encoded by the exons ATGGCAATACCACCGGCAGCCATCATGAGCAACGACCCCAACGATAATACCAACATTAACGTCGTCGACGACcgcaacaacaacaacatgagcagcagcagcaacagcAAAGATGAACACGAACACGACATGGTCATGCCTGGTTTTCGATTCCATCCTACGGAGGAAGAACTTGTAGAGTTTTACCTTCGCCGTAAGGTTGAGGGCAAGCGCTTCAACGTGGAGCTCATtacttttcttgatctatatcgCTATGACCCTTGGGAGCTTCCCG CCTTGGCAGCAATAGGAGAGAAAGAATGGTTCTTCTATGTGCCTAGAGACCGAAAGTACAGAAACGGGGATCGCCCTAATCGTGTTACGACATCCGGCTACTGGAAGGCAACGGGAGCTGACCGCATGATTCGAGGTGAGAACTCTCGATCAATTGGTCTCAAGAAAACCCTAGTCTTCTACTCCGGAAAAGCTCCCAAAGGTATCCGAACCAGTTGGATTATGAACGAGTATCGCTTGCCTCACCACGAAACTGAACGCTACCAAAAG GCTGAAATATCACTTTGCCGTGTGTACAAGAGACCTGGAGTGGAAGATCACCCATCACTCCCCCGTTGCCTACCAACTAGGCGGTCAGCAGAGTCATCGAGAGGACAACAGTCAGAGAAGAAATACCCCCAAGAGGCAGCTCAACAAGCCATGGAAAGATTTCAAGCTTTTGGAGGAGGACAACCACAACAAATGGAGATTGAAAAGTTAACTGAAACTGATGGAAGCAGCAGTACTAGTACTTCTGATGTCACAACAGCTCTCGGACTTTCCAAGCAGAACCTGTACCGTCCAATGCCTCCTATTAGCACAACACTTGGGTTGCCATCTGGAATGGAAGGGGAAGGAATGTTCTTAAATCAGTCAAAGCAAGGCTGCTGCTCTTTACTCCCCAATTCGACTACTCTCTTCCCAGTAGGTTCTTCTTCTGTTCCATCCAATGTTGTCGACGACCTCCACAGACTAGTAAGCTACCAACAAGTTGCATTGAACCAGCAGCAATACTACAATACAAATCATCCCCATCCCCATCAACAACAACATCAACCACAATCGGAGTTTTCTACGTTGCCCCCACAATCACAGGCACAACCGCAACAGCTTTCCCTCAACGTACTACCCAGCGCAATTCCAAGTCCAACGGCCTTCTCGGACCGGCTGTGGGAGTGGAACCCAATCCCAGAACCAAATAGGGAGTATAACAATCCTTTCAAGTAG
- the LOC105777807 gene encoding glutathione S-transferase zeta class: MAEGENKLKLYSYWRSSCSFRIRIALNLKGLEYQYIPVNLLKGEQFSPEFQKLNPIGYVPVLVDGDMIISDSFAIFMYLEEKYPQHPLLPSDLAKKALNFQAANIVSSSIQPLQNLAVLKYIEEKVSPDEKIPWTKFHIEKGFEALEKLLKDHAGKYATGDEVSMADLFLAPQILAGIERFNVDMAKFPLLSRLNEAYSELPEFQNAKPENQPDAPSA, from the exons ATG GCAGAGGGGGAGAACAAACTCAAGCTCTATTCTTACTGGAGGAGCTCCTGCTCCTTCCGTATCAGAATTGCCCTTAACCTCAAAG GTCTGGAATACCAGTACATACCCGTGAACTTGCTTAAGGGGGAGCAATTCAGTCCTg AATTCCAAAAGCTGAACCCTATTGGGTATGTACCGGTGCTGGTGGACGGTGACATGATCATTTCAGACTCTTTTGCGATTTTCATG TATCTGGAGGAGAAATACCCTCAACACCCTTTATTGCCATCTGATCTTGCAAAGAAGGCACTCAATTTCCAG GCTGCAAATATTGTTTCCTCTAGCATTCAGCCTCTTCAGAATCTAGCTGTACTG AAGTACATTGAGGAGAAAGTAAGTCCAGATGAGAAAATTCCTtggacaaaatttcatattGAGAAAGGCTTTGAAG CGCTTGAGAAGCTGTTAAAAGATCATGCTGGAAAATATGCGACTGGAGATGAAGTTTCCATG GCAGATCTGTTTCTAGCACCACAGATTCTGGCTGGGATTGAACGATTCAATGTTGACATG GCTAAATTCCCACTGTTATCTAGGTTAAATGAGGCATATAGTGAGCTACCAGAATTCCAAAATGCTAAGCCAGAGAATCAGCCGGATGCTCCTTCAGCATAG